The following DNA comes from Ktedonobacterales bacterium.
ATTCGGCACAGGCTCCCTATCTGAAGCTCTGTTGCCAGATGAGGTACAGCGCCTGATCGCCCAGGTGTGTGAGGCGCTGCCCGCCGATGGCAAGCGCGTCCTGGTGATTATCCCCGATGGCACGCGCACCGCGCCGATCCCGCTGCTGTTTCGGCTGCTCTACGCGGCGCTGGGGCCGCGAGTGGCGCGGCTGGATTATCTGATCGCGCTGGGTACGCACCAGCCGATGGCGGAGGAGGCGATTGATCGGCTGGTGGGCGTCGGCGCGGCTGAGCGAGCCGAACGCTATCCCAAAACACAGGTGTTCAATCATCGCTGGGACCAGCCCGACGCGCTGCAAACTATCGGCGTGATCTCGCGGGAAGAGGCTGCTGCCCTGACCGATGGGCTGCTGGGCGATGTCGTGCCAGTCACGTTGAACCGGCTGATCTTCGAGTATGATCAGGTGGTGCTCTGTGGGCCGGTCTTCCCGCATGAGGTGGCGGGCTTCTCCGGTGGAGCCAAGTATCTCTTTCCTGGCATTGCGGGGCCAGACATCATCAATTTCACGCATTGGTTAGGCGCGCTCGTGACGAGCATGCGCACCATCGGCGTGAAGGATACGCCTGTGCGACGAGTGATCCACCGCGCGGCGGCGTTTGTGCATCGCCCGCTGCTCTGTATCGCGCTGGTTATCCATGAGCAGGCGCTGCATGGCCTGTATATCGGCTCGTATGTGGAGGCATTTGAGGCGGCGGCTGATCTTTCGGCCCAGTTGAATATCATCACGGTCCCGCGTGCCTTCCAGCGCGTCCTGGCTCTGCCCGCGCCGCGCTACGCTGATCTCTGGACGGCGGCAAAAGCTATGTATAAGACCGAGCCAGCCATTGCCGATGGGGGTGAGGTCATTATCTACGCGCCGCACCTGCGC
Coding sequences within:
- a CDS encoding lactate racemase domain-containing protein → MVFGTGSLSEALLPDEVQRLIAQVCEALPADGKRVLVIIPDGTRTAPIPLLFRLLYAALGPRVARLDYLIALGTHQPMAEEAIDRLVGVGAAERAERYPKTQVFNHRWDQPDALQTIGVISREEAAALTDGLLGDVVPVTLNRLIFEYDQVVLCGPVFPHEVAGFSGGAKYLFPGIAGPDIINFTHWLGALVTSMRTIGVKDTPVRRVIHRAAAFVHRPLLCIALVIHEQALHGLYIGSYVEAFEAAADLSAQLNIITVPRAFQRVLALPAPRYADLWTAAKAMYKTEPAIADGGEVIIYAPHLREISYTHGALIDQVGYHVHDYFLGQWDRFKTVPGTILAHSTHVKGTGRYDVASGVETPRIHVTLATSIPADRCRRVNLGYLDYREIDPQHWAGREQEGILLVPQAGEILYRAH